Sequence from the Caretta caretta isolate rCarCar2 chromosome 8, rCarCar1.hap1, whole genome shotgun sequence genome:
GCTTTAGAGACAGTTTTGTGGACTGTGTTCTATGACTGCAAAGATGGAACCTACATTCTATGATGATGCCCTAAATGCTACCTTTGTACAGCCAGAAAGTGGTGGTTATGGATATAATAATCCTAAAGTCCTGAAGCAGAATATGACTCTAAATCTGGCTGATCCTTCAAGCAATCTCAAGCCCCACCTGAGGAACAAGAATGCTGATATTCTTACCTCTCCAGATGTTGGTCTCCTCAAGCTGGCATCTCCTGAACTGGAAAGGCTCATCATCCAGTCCAGCAATGGCTTGATCACCACCACTCCTACCCCAACACAGTTTCTCTGTCCCAAAAATGTTACTGATGAGCAAGAAGGGTTTGCTGAAGGCTTTGtgagggcactggcagagctacaCAACCAGAATACGATGCCCAGTGTTACATCTGCTGCCCAACCTGTTAATGGTGGTATGACACCTGTTTCTTCTATGGCTGGCAACAATGGTTTCAACACCACTTTGCACAGTGAGCCTCCAGTGTATGCCAATCTCAGCAACTTTAACCCCAGTGCACTCAGCACAGCACCTAACTACAATGCAAACAACATGGGCTATCCACCTCAGCATCACATTAATCCTCAGATGCCAGTGCAGCATCCCAGACTGCAAGCTTTGAAAGAGGAGCCCCAGACTGTACCTGAAatgccaggagagactcctccaCTGTCCCCTATTGATATGGAGTCACAGGAGAGGATCAAGGCTGAGAGGAAGCGCATGAGAAACAGAATTGCAGCCTCCAAATGCCGGAAAAGGAAGTTGGAAAGGATTGCCAGATTGGAAGAAAAAGTGAAAACTTTGAAAGCCCAGAACTCAGAACTGGCATCCACTGCCAACATGCTCAGAGAACAGGTTGCACAGCTTAAGCAGAAGGTCATGAACCATGTCAACAGTGGATGCCAGCTAATGCTAACACAACAGTTGCAAACATTTTGAAGAGACTGACTTGGGAAAAAAAGAACTATGATGTTGTGGTAGagcaacagaaaaaacaaacGCATAACAAGTGGCAGATACATAAAGCTAATGGTAAAGGCTGAGAGGCATTGAGTCCTGCTTGCACCCCACAAAGCACATGTGTGGAAAGACTGGCGAGCCTTCAGTTGAGCTAGTGGCAAAGCAGCACCGCTCTTGAGAAGTGCTGTTCCTGCTCAGATGATACATCAGATCTTTGTTTAATAGTGACCAAGACCTGCATGGACCTAACATTCGATGATCATTCAGTATTAAAGGTTAAACTGCAATAGAGACTGTAGGTTGCTTTCTGTAATAcccttaaagaaaacaaatgggaGGGAGGTTTGTGGGAGGCTGATAAAAATGGAACTATACTGCCTGCCTTCAAGTAAATCGtgtatgtacattttttttattttatgaaagCTGATTAATGTCAATAAACTACTTCATGactttgtaaattatttttatgttTGTGTTCTGTCCAGTAATGTTTGTAAATGAGGGTTTTTTGAGCACTCTGAATTTACCGTTTGTAATAaagtatataattttttttatgtttgtttctGAAAAAGTCCAGAAAGGTTCTATTATATATAAGAAAATTATAAAAGTATTAAATGcatttattccccctcccctctcttttTGCCAGTACCTACATCAGGACTCTACCACATACACCAAACTCTAAATGGTAGAGTGTATGTTAATTTTACACTGTAACAAGAAGACATGTCCTGGAGAATGTGTCAGAAGGGAAAAGATAAAACACACCCTGTAACATAAACAGAAGTAGTTTatgcatttgaaatgttttatggATTTAATTCAGATTGGATTGCCTACCATAATCCAATAGCACAATGTAGACAGTAGCTTTAAAAATTTGAGGAGTTTGCCATTGTACCAAATTGCCCTGTGCTAGAATAGTCTGAACTGTAACTGTCTATTTAATATTAGATACTTATTAAAATAATATCCCCAACAACATTTTTAAGGTAGGTCACTTCACAAACAATGTATCCTTCATATGGGTGCCTTCATTACTGTCTAATTATTCCTAGATAAGAGGTGGTCTTTGTTCATGAATATTTGTTGTCACAATAAAATCATTCTATAAGCCCTTTTCATATCTTGAATTCCTTTCCCTTTTAGACATTTTTGCTGACTAAAATTTAGTGACCAATATGAAAATTGGAGAAATTTAACATAATGGGGGAACTTAAGTAGCTATAGCTATAAATTGAAAATTAGGATGTAAATAAAAAGACATTCAGTAAGGACAAAAAGGGAAATGGACAATTTACCTGTCATTTttggtttacatttaaaaaacggAAGTATGAGAATACTTTTGATAATAGAATGAGAACATAAGCAGTAGCTGAGAAGTCACTTAACTCATCTGAAATAAACCCATGTTTATGGTAAATAATATAATTTATGATTTCAGGATTTTCAGCTTACTGGCTCTGTATCCAATTAAACGGTCTGGTTTATAGAAATGTATTCAGAGTGATTTTAAAACCAGATATCTCAGAGATAACAGATACTATGAAAAGATAGGCAGAAAGTGTAATTCACTAATTACAGACATTATAGGTCTGGTACcaaatgattaatatttttatagtAGCTTGAAAGTTTTGTCTTTAGTTAAAATACAAATAAGTGAGTACAACACGAAATAAGGTGACAGTCGTGCTTAACATCTCAGAATAAAACTACATAATACACACTGGTATTAAGTGTTAGTGAAACTTTGACGCACACACAAACTTTTTGCTACTACTTGAGCTCAAGATATATTTCCCTGTATAGCATACATACATATTTCCTTTGAAAGGGGATCCTTTGCTCATGTTATAGATCCTTGGGTATCAAATCATATGCATGATGGATTGTTTCAAGTTATAATACTATAGTAAATTTTTTCCTTGTTATACACATGTTGGTAGCTGGAGTTATTAGTAGCAAATAGAAAGTAAAGCTATCAGATACATAAAATTGTAACAAACACTTACCAAACAAAGGGTTACCGGGAGAATGCTGTAGTTTGCCAAGAGTACATTTTGCTGATGTCAGCAACCCGGAAGGTAAGTTGATTTTGACCATATGTAGGAATAGAAAGCAGAAGGATAATACACAGCATTGCTGGGTGTGACTTTGCAGGGACTTAACAAGTGCCAACTAGCAAAATAAGCAGGGTAAGAAGATTAATTACCTGCAAAGGTACAGGTTTAACTCTTGACAGTGGAGATCCTACTAATGAGGCTTTTAGTTAACCATGCAAGGTTCTTCTCCCTCGCCCGAACAAATATTTCCAAAATTCTATTTTAATTAGACACAGCTGCATGATATACTGCCCCACCCATTCATCATAATCCACACACTTAACGTTACAGTTATAGTGTGTTCCATCTCATAAATGACATTTGATAACACAGGAAAAAGCTTGATTAGTAGTAACAAAACCAGGAATATGTCCAGGGTTGGATAGTTGTTCACTAGCTCCTGTGAAATGAGTTGCTTGTCTCAGTCCAGTTTGCGACACACAAGTGTGTACATCACAAAATCCTTTATTGCAATTGGCACAAGAGGCcgagatcctcaaaggcatttagactccaagtttccattgatttccacaaatcctttgaggacctgggcctaaCAGCCATCCTAGTAGGCAGTCTCAAGGGGGACCAAGGGAAGAATAGGGGTTGAACAGTGTATTAAACTCTCCCCTTGGTGGCTGGAGGTCAGTGTTGAGACACCAGGCCACTACAGGTAGGGCAAGCTTACAGGGTACGCAGAGGAAGTGTCTGTTTTGAGAAGAGTCTCTAGTAGTGCCAGTCTGTCACTCCATTGATTCACTTCTGCTGAATTTCAGTCTAATCATGCTTTCTAGGTCACTCAGTGATCCCGAGGCACAAGAATAAGGGGAGACTTGAAGGAAAAATGCAGCAATTCAATATTTGCTTAAATGTTGAGATTACATATTGTCTAATGCATACTATTTCTTGCTCATATAAGAGATAGTCCGTTCTCTGTGGTTTAGAGAGAAACTTTTTATTGCCCCAGCTGTACTCGCAAGGGAATATTTTGCAAACAACAGCATTGTGGACATGTATTTTACTTGGCAGTGAGCGTTGTCAGCAGATTCAGGAAGTGAAGTCAGAAAAAAGGCAGGGTTTCAAAGAGAGCAGGCTACATAGAAGTGCCCAGGCAGTGAGCATTCTAATCAGAACAGTGTGTTTGTGTTACAGAAATATTGATTAGCGTTTGAGTCTATAGTATATTAAAAAATAACCCCACACACCACTATTTCCCATATGGGTAGAAAAAGTGAGCCACAACAGGTCTTTGATCATGATTATTCACTGAATAATTTTCAGCCCAAAGGATAACTGCTTGCCACTATAAAAAGGAAAACCAGTCAATATCTATTTTATTCTGCTTTGTAAAGGAAATTCTGCCTGTCATTTTTATTCTCAGACAGCAGTAATAGTAACTAACAGATTCCTCCATCCTTGAATCTCTGCTCTTTATGTGTGATTAGGTTTGGAAAATGCTGATCTCAAATCACAGCACCATTAAGCCACCATAACTCACTAGGTAGCATACACCTACCCACTACTGAGGTACAATGGCCAGTAGGTGCCTCAAGTCACCTTCTCCATTctccatgaaaataaaaacaaaccatctCCAACTCTGTGATCTATTTTGCCCTATGGGCAAGGGTAGGATCTATCCTACCCTCTGGGCAAAGGGAGAATCTATTATAATTACCTTTGAGAAAAACCAATAGGATTTTCTAtgatgctcatcactgtagtatctgagcactgcaCCTGCATTAATAAATGTATTCTCCCAACAGCCCTGCAAGGTAGGCAATCCTTATTATCTCTCTGATTGCTGGGCAGAGAAGGCACAGAGGGATTAGGGGACTTGTCCTAGcttacacaggaagtttgtggcaaagCTTGGAGGACAACCCAAATCTGTAAGTTTAGTTCAGTGCCTCGGCTACAATATTTTCCCAAAGCTAGATAATATGATAGATTTCCCCACACCTGAAAAAACTAGAACAGTTGCAGCAGTGTGTCCAAAGTTGTTAAATCACAAATAAAATGGTTACAAACATAAGGAGTAAACAAAAATCCAATGTAAcaaggagaatttttttaaacatacacacCAACATATTACAGTGTACAGTCTACCTCAAAGTCTAACACAGAAACATTACggggtcgggggggtgggggggagaagagaagagggacACTAATCACCCTGCATTGGAAAAGCCTTTCAAAATGTAGGCATTTGTCTAAGGGACCAGGGCATAGGCAGTCTGGTTtagcagtcacagctgggctgggttCCAAAAGTCAAGGACAGCCACAAGGCTATAATCAGCAAGCAGGGATCAGAGCAATCACTAGAGCCAGAACTGATAGGCAAGAATCAGGCTGGggtcagagactggagatcagcAGGCAAGGCAAGACCAATGCTAATGTCACTGCAGGCCAGATGTCTGTGTTATTGCCCAAACTTCCTGGTCCACTGTGATGGTGTGAACAGACCCTGCACTGAATGGGCACAGCTGCAATGAAAACAGGAAGCCATGTACCCTCACCTATGCTGGGCATACTCCCAGTGAAGGGAGCATTCAAAAGAGAGCAGCTCAGCTGAATCTCAGTGGATGGAGCAGGAGAGCAGCTGGGTGCACAAGCCTCTTGCAGAGAAGCTGCCAGGGCTCCAAGCAGCCAGGACTCCAAGCAGCCAGGATCTGGCCTTACAGCCAAGCTGCTACAGACCCTTCAACTGCAGGGAGCCCGGGGGATGAGTCGCTGCCAGAATGGGAAGGTGCTCCAGAGATGGACCTGAGAGGATGTCAAGCAGGATCCCAAGGCAGACCCATGGTGCTGATGGTGCTGATGGAAGCTGGGggataggaagtgacccagggaactGGAGTCAGGGTGCCAGTCCCTAAGTCACGTGTATGGACTATTGCTTTTAAGAGTCCTGGGTTGGAACCCCTGTAGAGCAGGGTTGGCCTGGGTTCCTGTTCCTATGCCCCCCTCAGCCGGTAACTGCTAGGAAAGGGAATCCTGGACTCTCACCACTGGGTGACATAGTCCAGAGTATTACCACTAGGTAGTACTGCTGACCTTGGACACACAACACCTCCTGACATCCACCCTCCAGGGTTAAATATTGACCAGGGTCCAATTACAAGGCTGCTGGCACTCTGGACCTTTTGGGTGGTACTTCCTACGGTGCCAAATCTCCCAGTGATCCTTGGATTCAGCTCTGCCTGACTTCCTAGTGGCGACGTGGAACCATCAGCTGTGTCAGATACTGCAAGCTCATGTTCTAGTCCCACAGATCCCTACAATATGCGGTAGCAAGAGATATTTGACCCCAGATTCCATCTCCTGTACTTGGATGGACACTTAATGGTTAAGTTGAACACCATGATGATGGTAGCAGGATCACAGAGCAACCCTTTGCAACCCATGACGTTGTGCTCAGCAACCCACCCAAGACGTGGTGATATCCCAGCTCTGCTCATGTCTGTTGCTGAAACAAACACTATACAATACTCCTATGTGCAAAACTTGTGCTTATGACAAAGAAAATTAGTAGCGAGTAATCATGTAATTGTGGTTAAGCACCTACAAAGACATAAGCAGTTTTAAAGTGGTTTTCCACAGCAGATCCTCTCTTGTGATTTTGCATATCATTGTTTATTGTTTCTTCACTGAAATACACTACAGTCTCAATTCAGAAGGTCACATTAGATGTTCATATTTTTTCTGCCTCAACTGTGACACACCAACAGTGGCTAGT
This genomic interval carries:
- the JUN gene encoding transcription factor Jun, coding for MTAKMEPTFYDDALNATFVQPESGGYGYNNPKVLKQNMTLNLADPSSNLKPHLRNKNADILTSPDVGLLKLASPELERLIIQSSNGLITTTPTPTQFLCPKNVTDEQEGFAEGFVRALAELHNQNTMPSVTSAAQPVNGGMTPVSSMAGNNGFNTTLHSEPPVYANLSNFNPSALSTAPNYNANNMGYPPQHHINPQMPVQHPRLQALKEEPQTVPEMPGETPPLSPIDMESQERIKAERKRMRNRIAASKCRKRKLERIARLEEKVKTLKAQNSELASTANMLREQVAQLKQKVMNHVNSGCQLMLTQQLQTF